Proteins from a single region of Geothrix sp. PMB-07:
- a CDS encoding energy transducer TonB — translation MSKDPQKPVPAKSAAPAETLEDSVYRSSLSAGNDAIKRGNPMVTIPTTVAMYALFGFVALQLAKQSSVVKEKLKTVGIDISEKAEDAPPPPPPPPPPPPPPPPPPMAAVSSKADTTPIDPRQEVVPEQAPKELPKQDHSLGGVPGGVPGGVPGGVIGGVVGGVVGGVVGGQGKVVDFDFSQIKIKYQPPPPPYPPLAKIAKIQGTVVVEITVGPDGIPTSAVAKDGPPQLRPSAEAYAMQWKFEPALLNGQPQYARFKLTMPFRLK, via the coding sequence ATGAGCAAAGATCCCCAGAAACCCGTTCCCGCCAAGTCGGCTGCCCCCGCAGAGACGTTGGAGGATTCCGTCTATCGGTCCTCCCTCTCCGCAGGGAACGACGCCATCAAGCGGGGCAATCCCATGGTGACCATCCCGACGACGGTGGCCATGTACGCGCTCTTCGGCTTCGTCGCCCTCCAGCTGGCCAAACAATCGTCAGTGGTCAAGGAGAAGCTGAAGACTGTGGGCATCGACATCAGCGAGAAAGCTGAAGACGCTCCGCCGCCTCCCCCCCCTCCTCCGCCGCCACCCCCACCGCCGCCGCCGCCGCCGATGGCCGCTGTCAGCTCCAAGGCCGACACGACCCCCATCGACCCCCGGCAGGAAGTGGTGCCTGAGCAGGCCCCGAAGGAACTGCCCAAGCAGGATCACTCCCTGGGCGGCGTCCCGGGCGGTGTCCCGGGCGGCGTTCCCGGTGGCGTCATCGGTGGCGTGGTCGGCGGTGTGGTCGGCGGCGTGGTCGGCGGTCAGGGCAAGGTCGTGGATTTCGACTTCAGCCAGATCAAGATCAAATATCAGCCCCCCCCGCCTCCCTACCCCCCCCTCGCCAAGATCGCGAAGATCCAGGGAACCGTGGTGGTGGAGATCACCGTGGGACCGGACGGCATCCCCACCTCCGCGGTGGCCAAGGATGGCCCGCCCCAGCTGCGTCCCTCGGCCGAAGCCTACGCCATGCAGTGGAAGTTTGAACCCGCTTTGCTGAACGGGCAGCCGCAGTACGCCCGCTTCAAGCTGACGATGCCCTTCCGACTCAAGTAG
- the tgt gene encoding tRNA guanosine(34) transglycosylase Tgt: protein MTTSDFTFRGESRGEAEPARAGRFRTAHGEVLTPAFMPVGTQGTVKGITPVQLREIAPQVILGNTYHLGLRPGDALIARLGGLHRFMGWSGPILTDSGGFQVFSLADLRKMNEEGVTFQSHIDGSPQFLSPERSMEIQRNLGSDIVMALDECPPGQLERSKLEISMARTTRWLARSRAVPLQPHQGLFAINQGGTHLDLRRRHLAEALELDAKVPFQGFAVGGLSVGEPKVEMNAVLAEFVKELPQDRPRYLMGVGTPEDLLFGIEHGVDLFDCVLPSREARHGRILTGRGRLNLKNARHREADLPLDPDCACYTCRTFSRAYLHHLLRCGELLGFTLNTIHNLSYTVGLTRAARQALLENRFPAFAQTTRAGWMTEEP, encoded by the coding sequence ATCACAACTTCAGATTTTACCTTCAGGGGCGAAAGCAGGGGTGAAGCGGAGCCCGCGCGCGCTGGACGCTTCCGCACGGCTCATGGAGAAGTGCTGACGCCAGCATTCATGCCGGTTGGCACACAGGGCACCGTGAAGGGAATCACGCCCGTCCAGCTTCGTGAGATCGCGCCCCAGGTCATCCTCGGCAACACCTACCACCTGGGTCTGCGTCCTGGTGACGCGCTCATCGCCAGGCTGGGCGGCCTGCACCGTTTCATGGGTTGGAGCGGGCCCATCCTCACGGATTCAGGCGGCTTCCAGGTTTTCTCCCTCGCGGATTTGCGGAAGATGAATGAGGAAGGTGTCACCTTCCAGAGCCACATCGACGGCAGCCCGCAATTCCTGTCGCCCGAGCGCAGCATGGAGATCCAACGCAACCTGGGCTCCGACATCGTCATGGCCCTGGACGAGTGCCCGCCGGGCCAGCTGGAGCGCTCGAAACTCGAAATCAGCATGGCCCGCACCACCCGCTGGCTGGCGCGGAGCCGCGCGGTGCCGCTGCAGCCGCACCAGGGTTTGTTCGCCATCAACCAAGGCGGCACCCACCTGGATTTGCGCCGCCGTCACTTGGCCGAGGCGCTCGAACTGGATGCGAAGGTCCCATTCCAAGGCTTTGCGGTGGGCGGACTCAGTGTGGGCGAGCCCAAGGTCGAGATGAACGCCGTGTTGGCCGAGTTCGTGAAGGAGCTCCCCCAGGACCGCCCCCGCTACCTCATGGGTGTCGGCACACCTGAGGATCTGCTCTTCGGCATCGAGCATGGGGTGGATCTCTTCGATTGTGTGCTGCCCAGCCGGGAGGCCCGTCATGGGCGCATCCTCACGGGGAGGGGCCGCCTCAACCTCAAGAACGCCAGGCACCGGGAGGCGGACCTCCCCCTGGATCCTGATTGCGCCTGCTACACCTGCCGCACCTTCTCCCGGGCCTACCTGCATCACCTGTTGCGCTGCGGGGAGTTGCTGGGCTTCACGCTGAACACGATCCACAACCTGAGCTACACTGTGGGACTCACCCGCGCCGCGAGGCAGGCCCTGCTGGAGAACCGGTTTCCGGCCTTCGCCCAGACCACACGCGCCGGATGGATGACCGAGGAGCCCTGA
- a CDS encoding polysaccharide lyase, translating into MVGYALTSPAEFHMPSGQLMARRWAAFAAGSTAVFAGMQGCGSGRSSGATSSPALEPPTGLSYPQASITAVVGTPLAADVPVVQGQVVSYSIAPDLPRDLHLNTSTGVIAGTPAAPAPPTVYTVTAKNGAGATTTTVTLSVSQPVLQVFSLNFSQDPVGLYGPSIVSTDWNRPPWADGPDQGFLSVVEGAESYEGGRSLKIWYPAGQFGTAGPGGAGGGGVWNTQFGAGGALQSFEELYVAYRVKFQSGFDFVKEGKMRGLAGGARNDGGHKPNDSDGFSVRLIWKAGGQLKEYVYHPDQAGVYGDELAWMVNGAPVVFTPGTWYWIEHRVKMNAPGQHDGIVQGWIDGKLAFDRRDFRFRDTPAFGIDAFQFSTFFGGSDATYATKKEEAAFNDDFVVSTGPISH; encoded by the coding sequence ATGGTTGGCTATGCTTTAACATCCCCCGCGGAGTTTCATATGCCTTCAGGTCAATTAATGGCTCGGAGATGGGCTGCCTTCGCGGCAGGAAGTACGGCCGTTTTTGCGGGGATGCAAGGTTGCGGAAGCGGCCGTTCCTCGGGTGCCACCTCCTCTCCGGCCCTGGAGCCGCCAACGGGGCTGAGTTATCCGCAGGCTTCCATCACGGCCGTGGTTGGAACGCCGCTGGCGGCAGATGTTCCTGTCGTGCAGGGTCAGGTGGTTTCCTACTCGATCGCGCCAGATCTGCCTCGGGACCTTCATTTGAACACCAGCACCGGCGTCATTGCGGGCACACCGGCCGCGCCTGCGCCGCCGACGGTGTACACGGTGACGGCCAAGAACGGAGCCGGGGCCACGACCACCACGGTGACGCTCTCGGTGTCCCAGCCGGTCCTTCAGGTGTTCTCTTTGAACTTCTCCCAGGATCCCGTGGGCTTATACGGCCCCTCCATCGTCTCAACGGATTGGAACCGGCCGCCCTGGGCCGATGGCCCTGACCAGGGGTTTCTCAGCGTGGTGGAAGGGGCGGAAAGTTATGAGGGCGGAAGGTCCCTGAAGATTTGGTACCCTGCGGGGCAGTTCGGCACGGCGGGGCCTGGGGGGGCAGGGGGCGGCGGCGTTTGGAACACGCAGTTCGGGGCTGGCGGCGCCCTCCAGTCCTTTGAGGAACTGTACGTGGCCTACCGGGTCAAGTTCCAAAGCGGCTTCGATTTCGTCAAAGAGGGCAAGATGCGTGGCCTGGCGGGTGGGGCCCGGAACGATGGCGGCCACAAGCCCAATGATTCAGATGGCTTCTCCGTCCGCCTCATCTGGAAGGCCGGTGGGCAGCTCAAGGAGTACGTCTACCACCCTGATCAGGCGGGGGTCTACGGTGATGAGCTGGCTTGGATGGTGAACGGCGCGCCGGTGGTGTTCACGCCGGGCACCTGGTACTGGATCGAGCACCGGGTGAAGATGAACGCACCGGGGCAGCATGATGGGATCGTGCAAGGGTGGATCGACGGGAAGCTCGCCTTCGACCGGCGTGATTTCCGGTTCCGGGACACGCCCGCCTTCGGCATCGACGCTTTCCAGTTCAGCACCTTCTTCGGCGGGTCCGATGCCACGTACGCCACGAAGAAAGAAGAAGCGGCATTCAACGATGATTTCGTTGTTTCCACGGGCCCCATCAGCCACTGA
- a CDS encoding biopolymer transporter ExbD, translating into MDAGGPKGKQKSDINVTPLIDIVLVLLIVFIVMVPGLDKATKVVVPQVVVQSKPTPPDPNNILIQLDQDGNMTLQQDKVDAQGLKDKLPDAVMLQPLGYRKVFLKVDEDVKFQAMVDVLDAIRVAGDIAKKKSLEQVDKFQGQDGGDTKVAVSLRKRAAATAPVS; encoded by the coding sequence ATGGATGCCGGCGGCCCCAAGGGCAAACAGAAATCCGATATTAACGTCACCCCCCTGATCGACATCGTGCTGGTGCTCCTCATCGTCTTCATCGTGATGGTGCCCGGCCTCGACAAGGCCACCAAGGTGGTGGTACCGCAGGTGGTGGTGCAGAGCAAGCCCACGCCTCCTGATCCCAACAACATCCTGATCCAGCTCGATCAGGATGGGAACATGACCCTCCAGCAGGACAAGGTCGATGCCCAGGGCCTGAAGGACAAGCTTCCCGATGCCGTCATGCTCCAGCCCCTCGGCTATCGGAAGGTCTTCCTGAAGGTGGATGAGGATGTGAAGTTCCAGGCCATGGTGGACGTGCTCGACGCCATTCGCGTCGCGGGCGACATCGCCAAGAAGAAGTCCCTCGAACAGGTCGACAAGTTCCAGGGCCAGGACGGCGGTGACACCAAGGTTGCTGTCTCCCTCCGGAAGCGCGCCGCGGCTACCGCCCCGGTCAGCTAG
- a CDS encoding right-handed parallel beta-helix repeat-containing protein, translated as MSIEHPLALSAGLALLGLLGACGGGKSKTDVPTPTSPPSAQCAPAPSPNATANVRDAAYGAKGDGVTDDTAAIQKAVDAMAGTDGTVFLPAGTYMVNPAVSGNRGILLKSHMTFSMASGAVVKAIPTSASNYAILYVAGANHVNIVGGAIEGERSAHRGSTGEWGHGLSLSGAQAVVVEGVTSRECWGDGFYVAASTNVTFCSVVADHNRRQGLSITSVDGMVVRNSTFKNTAGTLPEDGLDIEPNAGDTVNNLLVTGCTFTNNAGFGLETGVPIAHTGAAFTTNITLDGNTFSGNGVGTLSTSPRGGIAASNCSGLRILNNTSLNNLGSGLLLREHADTFTASGNTLKGNQGDGLLVYLCDGGSITGNTVTGNTGHGIYPVNSTNLTITGNTVSGNGSTP; from the coding sequence TTGAGCATTGAGCATCCCCTAGCCCTCTCTGCTGGCCTTGCCCTCCTCGGCCTCCTAGGGGCTTGTGGTGGCGGCAAGTCGAAGACGGACGTCCCGACGCCGACCTCGCCGCCCTCAGCCCAATGCGCGCCCGCCCCCTCCCCGAACGCGACCGCCAATGTGCGGGATGCGGCCTACGGCGCCAAAGGCGATGGGGTCACCGATGATACCGCCGCCATTCAAAAGGCGGTGGATGCCATGGCGGGCACCGATGGCACGGTGTTCCTTCCCGCCGGCACCTACATGGTGAATCCCGCGGTGTCAGGCAACCGCGGCATCCTGCTCAAAAGCCACATGACCTTTTCCATGGCCAGCGGGGCGGTGGTGAAGGCCATTCCGACCAGCGCTTCGAACTACGCGATCCTCTACGTGGCCGGGGCCAACCACGTGAACATCGTGGGCGGCGCCATCGAGGGCGAACGCTCGGCCCACCGCGGCAGCACCGGGGAGTGGGGCCATGGGCTTTCCCTCAGCGGCGCCCAGGCCGTGGTGGTCGAAGGGGTAACCTCCCGCGAGTGCTGGGGGGACGGCTTCTACGTGGCAGCCTCGACCAACGTCACCTTCTGCAGCGTGGTGGCCGACCACAACCGCCGCCAGGGCCTGTCCATCACCAGCGTGGACGGGATGGTGGTGCGCAACTCCACCTTCAAGAATACCGCCGGGACCCTGCCCGAGGACGGCCTCGACATCGAGCCCAATGCCGGGGACACCGTCAACAACCTCCTGGTGACGGGCTGCACCTTCACGAACAACGCAGGCTTCGGTCTTGAAACCGGGGTGCCCATCGCCCACACGGGAGCGGCCTTCACGACCAACATCACCCTGGATGGCAACACCTTTTCCGGCAACGGGGTAGGCACGTTGAGCACCTCCCCCCGGGGCGGAATCGCGGCCTCCAACTGCAGCGGCCTGCGCATCCTCAACAACACGAGCCTCAACAACCTCGGCTCTGGCCTGCTGCTGCGGGAACATGCCGACACATTCACCGCGAGCGGCAACACCCTGAAGGGCAACCAGGGGGATGGCCTGCTGGTCTATCTTTGCGATGGCGGCAGCATCACCGGCAACACCGTCACTGGCAACACCGGGCACGGCATCTACCCCGTCAATTCCACCAACCTGACCATCACAGGCAACACCGTGTCCGGAAACGGATCAACGCCCTGA
- the yajC gene encoding preprotein translocase subunit YajC: MTFALFQQTPAAGPPGWTQFVFIGGMGLMFYFLLIRPQSKARKEMEARLSKLKAGDEVVLSSGLYATIDRVEDKHIWVKLGSSVVKARRTAVASLATEPETKQN, encoded by the coding sequence ATGACCTTCGCCCTGTTTCAGCAGACCCCCGCAGCAGGCCCCCCCGGCTGGACCCAGTTCGTCTTCATCGGCGGCATGGGCCTGATGTTCTACTTCCTCCTCATCCGGCCGCAGAGCAAGGCCCGCAAGGAGATGGAAGCCCGCCTCTCGAAGCTGAAGGCTGGCGACGAAGTGGTGCTCAGCTCAGGCCTCTACGCCACCATCGACCGCGTCGAGGACAAGCACATCTGGGTGAAGCTGGGCAGCTCCGTGGTGAAGGCCCGCCGCACCGCGGTGGCCTCGCTGGCCACCGAACCCGAAACCAAGCAGAACTGA
- a CDS encoding MotA/TolQ/ExbB proton channel family protein — protein sequence MNLLSSPLMLALAEGGHDSFSPKELFMAASPANKGIIIILFILLAYQIYVTVERFVTYAQSNAASDKFLKLFMDTLRRGDFEAAKRAATTHNKSHVALVLKHGLDIFQYEKQLKTMNPNHDAIQPVERAIARGTAEVLELLKKGMSGLATIGALAPFIGLLGTVIGIIKVFSDLKTKGAGDINALAGSIGEALATTALGLIVAIPAVWIYNLLTNKQDVVVTNINNAASQMIDEFIRRESQN from the coding sequence ATGAACCTGCTTTCCTCCCCCCTCATGCTCGCCCTCGCTGAAGGCGGCCACGACAGCTTCTCCCCCAAAGAGCTCTTCATGGCGGCCTCGCCTGCGAACAAGGGGATCATCATCATCCTCTTCATCCTGCTGGCGTACCAGATCTACGTGACGGTCGAGCGCTTCGTGACCTACGCCCAGAGCAACGCGGCCTCCGACAAGTTCCTGAAGCTCTTCATGGATACCCTCCGCCGCGGTGACTTCGAAGCCGCCAAGCGCGCCGCCACCACCCACAACAAGAGCCACGTGGCCCTGGTGCTCAAGCACGGCCTGGACATCTTCCAGTACGAGAAGCAGCTCAAGACCATGAACCCCAACCACGACGCCATCCAGCCCGTGGAGCGCGCCATTGCCCGCGGCACCGCCGAAGTCCTCGAGCTCCTCAAGAAGGGCATGAGCGGCCTGGCCACCATCGGCGCCCTGGCCCCCTTCATCGGCCTCCTCGGCACCGTCATCGGCATCATCAAGGTCTTCTCTGACCTGAAGACCAAGGGCGCTGGCGACATCAACGCGCTGGCCGGCTCCATCGGTGAGGCTCTGGCCACCACCGCGCTCGGCCTCATCGTCGCCATCCCCGCGGTGTGGATCTACAACCTGCTGACCAACAAGCAGGACGTGGTCGTCACCAACATCAACAACGCCGCCTCCCAGATGATCGACGAGTTCATCCGTCGCGAAAGCCAGAACTAA
- a CDS encoding DMT family transporter has translation MIAHTASQSRRLLARMELAGAALCFGLMAILTRRLTLPDMGFSAGHLAVLRFVVGALVSLAVFGLVPGLYRPSNHRLLVARGLSGGAVVALYFYALAHIPAGEAGILYNIYPVIATALSLVLLRERPSVHLWLALLTASLGVMLVLGQGHLGAGIRLGAGELAALGAAVFAATSANAIRAVRHSDNAATIYFYFCLAGLPVVLPFALTPLPGGWMPWGLAGLMSLLAYAGQMLMSDAYGTLSVSEASVWLQLLPIFQFLLAVPLLGERVSSWGLAGVLITVAGVAYGTAFGARRRMDGGPQA, from the coding sequence ATGATCGCCCACACTGCTTCCCAGTCCCGCCGCCTGCTGGCGCGCATGGAACTGGCCGGGGCGGCGCTCTGTTTCGGGCTCATGGCCATTCTCACGCGCCGACTCACCCTGCCGGACATGGGGTTCAGCGCAGGTCACTTGGCGGTGCTGCGCTTTGTGGTGGGGGCCCTGGTCAGCCTGGCGGTCTTCGGCCTGGTGCCCGGGCTCTACCGCCCGAGCAACCACCGGCTGCTGGTGGCCCGAGGCCTGTCCGGAGGCGCCGTGGTGGCGCTCTATTTCTATGCTTTGGCCCATATCCCGGCGGGCGAGGCGGGCATCCTCTACAACATCTACCCGGTCATCGCCACGGCCCTCTCGCTGGTGCTGCTCCGGGAGCGGCCCTCGGTCCACCTCTGGCTGGCCCTTCTGACGGCCTCGCTGGGGGTGATGCTGGTGCTGGGGCAGGGCCACCTGGGCGCAGGCATCCGCCTGGGCGCGGGCGAGCTGGCGGCCCTGGGCGCTGCGGTGTTCGCCGCCACCAGCGCCAATGCCATCCGCGCCGTGCGGCATTCCGACAACGCCGCCACGATCTATTTCTATTTCTGCCTCGCCGGGTTGCCGGTGGTGCTGCCCTTTGCCCTCACACCACTGCCTGGGGGCTGGATGCCCTGGGGTCTGGCGGGTCTCATGAGCCTGCTGGCCTACGCGGGCCAGATGCTCATGTCCGATGCCTATGGCACGCTGTCGGTTTCGGAAGCCTCCGTCTGGCTCCAGCTCCTTCCCATCTTCCAGTTCCTGCTGGCGGTGCCTTTGCTCGGGGAACGGGTGAGCTCTTGGGGATTGGCCGGTGTGCTCATCACCGTGGCTGGGGTGGCCTACGGGACGGCATTCGGGGCCCGGCGGAGAATGGACGGAGGTCCCCAGGCATAA
- a CDS encoding biopolymer transporter ExbD: MDAGGGKKGGVKSDINVTPLVDIVLVLLIIFIVITPAVNSSVKLPLAKHSPKAEKNKDEKYLTLLFQSKRNDKYEVIGPGPVLIDDKDAKDEVFFVNNEAQQQKLIDYINRNVSALSQKVVFVKADADLPFKYVNELFQVCRKGGADEASIVTSEDKAEEKKGGN, translated from the coding sequence ATGGATGCAGGTGGTGGTAAGAAGGGTGGCGTGAAGTCCGACATCAACGTCACGCCCCTCGTGGACATCGTGCTGGTGCTGCTGATCATCTTCATCGTGATCACGCCCGCGGTGAACAGCAGCGTGAAGCTGCCGCTCGCCAAGCACAGTCCCAAGGCCGAGAAGAACAAGGATGAGAAGTACCTCACCCTGCTCTTCCAGTCCAAGCGCAACGACAAGTACGAAGTCATTGGCCCCGGGCCCGTCCTCATCGACGACAAGGACGCCAAGGACGAAGTCTTCTTCGTGAACAATGAAGCCCAGCAGCAGAAGCTGATCGACTACATCAACCGCAACGTCTCGGCGCTCAGCCAGAAGGTTGTGTTCGTGAAGGCCGACGCGGATCTGCCCTTCAAATACGTCAACGAACTGTTCCAAGTCTGCCGGAAGGGTGGCGCTGACGAGGCGTCCATCGTCACCAGCGAAGACAAGGCCGAAGAGAAGAAAGGGGGCAACTGA
- a CDS encoding DUF512 domain-containing protein: MAQKGVQIISVEPGSLAEEAGIRPGDTLLEIHGEAVLDQLNYQFLITREDEAELVVQRPDGSRFEAFVENGGEGIGVDLAQDEVKVCKQNCVFCFVHQMPKGFRKSLYLKDEDIRLSFLYGHFTTLSSSDDAELDRIVRERLSPIHVSVHATDPVARVKVVGNPREGDILRKIDRLLAGGIDVHTQAVVAPELNDGAIWQRTLDDLWARRKEGRGSVLSLSCVPVGLTAHRENLPDVNDVGPEFARDWVARWTPEVRRYAKANDGEPWLLLADEWFTRAGIEVPGRTFYSRSWAQLENGVGLVRRFLEHSRRFIKSPRARGFAGRRVLLLTGSSFAPTLSRVATELNRAVGSQLRVVAAKNFSFGETVTVAGLLCGEDLKYAAHADRDAQAKRKDRSGRVDWVDAVVVPSASLRTTTGPTDQYTLRGAVVREEGTFLDDVTLPQLAADLGVPTVPSGANLSHLLDHLEAADRGAFRGGALQSAFHAAGLNLPQGAYNP, encoded by the coding sequence TTGGCACAGAAGGGCGTTCAGATCATCAGTGTGGAACCTGGTAGCCTGGCCGAGGAGGCGGGGATCCGCCCGGGGGACACCCTGCTGGAGATCCACGGCGAGGCTGTGCTGGATCAGCTGAACTACCAGTTCCTCATCACCCGTGAGGATGAGGCTGAGCTGGTGGTTCAGCGGCCCGACGGCAGCCGCTTCGAGGCCTTTGTGGAGAACGGCGGGGAAGGCATCGGCGTGGACCTGGCCCAGGATGAGGTGAAGGTCTGTAAGCAGAACTGCGTGTTCTGTTTTGTGCACCAGATGCCCAAGGGGTTTCGGAAATCCCTCTACCTCAAGGACGAGGACATCCGGCTGTCCTTCCTTTATGGCCACTTCACGACGTTGTCGAGCAGCGATGATGCGGAGCTGGATCGCATCGTCCGCGAGCGCCTGAGCCCCATCCACGTCTCTGTCCACGCCACAGATCCGGTGGCCCGGGTGAAGGTGGTTGGAAATCCGCGAGAGGGCGACATCCTCCGCAAGATCGACCGGCTGCTGGCCGGTGGCATCGATGTGCATACCCAGGCCGTGGTGGCTCCGGAACTCAACGATGGCGCCATCTGGCAGCGCACCCTTGATGATCTCTGGGCTCGGCGCAAGGAAGGGCGGGGCAGTGTGTTGAGCCTTTCCTGTGTGCCCGTGGGCCTCACCGCCCACCGGGAGAACCTGCCGGATGTGAACGATGTGGGGCCGGAGTTCGCGCGGGACTGGGTGGCTCGCTGGACCCCGGAGGTACGCCGTTACGCCAAGGCCAACGATGGCGAGCCCTGGCTGCTGCTGGCGGACGAGTGGTTCACCCGCGCGGGCATCGAGGTGCCTGGGCGGACCTTCTACTCTCGCTCCTGGGCCCAGCTGGAAAACGGTGTGGGCCTGGTGCGGCGCTTCCTGGAGCATAGCCGCCGCTTCATCAAGAGCCCGCGGGCTCGGGGGTTCGCCGGGCGGCGCGTGCTGTTGCTCACGGGATCGAGCTTCGCGCCCACCCTCAGCCGGGTGGCGACCGAATTGAACCGCGCCGTGGGCAGCCAGCTCCGCGTCGTGGCAGCGAAGAATTTCAGTTTCGGCGAGACCGTCACCGTGGCAGGCCTTCTCTGCGGCGAGGATCTGAAATACGCCGCCCACGCGGACCGGGATGCCCAAGCCAAGCGAAAAGACCGGAGCGGCCGGGTTGATTGGGTGGATGCGGTGGTGGTGCCCTCTGCCAGCCTGCGCACCACCACGGGACCCACGGATCAGTACACCTTGCGCGGGGCGGTGGTGCGGGAGGAAGGCACCTTCCTGGATGACGTCACGCTGCCGCAGTTGGCCGCGGACCTGGGTGTACCCACCGTGCCCAGCGGTGCCAACCTCTCCCACCTGCTCGATCACCTGGAAGCCGCGGATCGCGGCGCCTTCCGTGGCGGCGCGCTCCAATCCGCGTTCCATGCGGCGGGCCTGAACCTGCCTCAGGGTGCCTACAACCCTTGA